One genomic region from SAR324 cluster bacterium encodes:
- a CDS encoding xanthine dehydrogenase family protein molybdopterin-binding subunit produces MTELATTPNPTKSKTGSSLRRVEDAHLILGKGRFTDNRPAVGQLHLHFIRSYLAHGRIASIDKEEALQSEGVIAIYTAEDLLADGVKPLPIAGGYKRPDGQPMAQPEWHALANGVVRYVGEAVVAVVAESQAQAVDAAQLVEIEYDELLAAGNLAAASAPGAPLVWEDAPDNIVAQKTFGDEATVAEAFAKAHHVTKLELTNNRLVGNAMEPRTVICEYDKNSGRRTIRIGHQHPHGLLGTLPGIFGEKAENFHVIVEDIGGGFGVKAMTYPEDVVVIYASGKLKSNIRWRGSRTEDFQATGHGRDQINHAELACSADGKILGMRLYNLGNLGAFPTGAGAAIPLEVGPKVSTSVYHIPAYYLVTDAYATHTAPLAAYRGAGRPEAVYLMERLMEKAADELGVDPIEMRRKNFIPVDAMPYTNPLGEVYDSGDFNTVLDLILEQADWNGFAGRKAESAKQGKLRGRGLSCYIEWTGAVWSEDVTMEASGAGKFTCYSGTQAMGQGIETAYLQLLSEKMDLPLEQLNVVQGDTDVVKGNGSYGSRSLYIGGSAIHEGVLKFMEAAKKLAAENLEASPEDLVYQEGRFEVVGTNVGIGLFELALQQPEQKIEVSSSTTIPVASWPNGSQVAEVEVDPETGMVKMVSLTAVDDVGNAVNPMLVAGQVHGGMAQSVGQALLERTVYDDSGQFINSTFLDYAMPRADDMPPIQTDLFREQPCRTNPLGSKGVGELGTVGATPAVVNAVLDALREHGIKHLEMPLTPQSVWAALNS; encoded by the coding sequence ATGACTGAACTCGCCACAACCCCCAATCCTACTAAATCCAAAACTGGAAGTTCCCTCCGTCGGGTGGAAGATGCGCACCTGATTCTGGGAAAGGGACGCTTCACGGACAACCGTCCAGCAGTAGGCCAGTTACACTTACACTTCATCCGTTCTTATCTGGCACATGGACGAATTGCCAGCATAGATAAGGAAGAGGCACTGCAAAGTGAAGGAGTTATCGCAATCTACACAGCTGAAGATTTGTTGGCTGATGGGGTCAAACCTCTACCGATTGCAGGAGGATATAAGCGACCGGATGGTCAACCGATGGCTCAGCCAGAATGGCATGCACTTGCCAATGGAGTTGTACGCTATGTAGGAGAAGCAGTCGTAGCTGTTGTCGCGGAATCCCAAGCTCAAGCCGTGGATGCTGCACAGTTGGTTGAAATTGAATATGACGAATTACTTGCCGCAGGCAATCTTGCGGCTGCTAGTGCACCGGGTGCTCCTCTGGTTTGGGAGGATGCTCCGGATAACATTGTTGCTCAGAAAACGTTTGGAGATGAAGCTACTGTGGCTGAGGCCTTTGCCAAAGCGCACCATGTCACCAAGTTAGAGCTGACCAACAACAGGTTGGTTGGCAATGCAATGGAGCCTCGTACTGTCATTTGTGAATACGACAAAAATTCTGGTAGAAGAACCATCCGTATTGGGCATCAGCATCCTCACGGACTACTTGGAACCCTTCCTGGGATTTTCGGTGAGAAAGCAGAGAATTTCCATGTAATCGTGGAGGATATTGGTGGAGGATTTGGTGTCAAAGCGATGACCTACCCTGAAGATGTCGTGGTCATTTATGCCTCTGGCAAGCTAAAGAGCAATATCCGTTGGCGGGGGAGCCGCACTGAAGATTTCCAAGCAACTGGGCACGGGCGTGATCAAATCAATCATGCTGAGTTGGCCTGTAGCGCCGATGGCAAGATCCTCGGAATGCGTCTGTATAATCTTGGAAACCTCGGGGCGTTCCCAACAGGTGCTGGCGCAGCGATTCCTCTGGAAGTAGGCCCAAAAGTTTCCACCTCGGTTTATCACATTCCTGCCTATTATCTGGTTACCGATGCCTATGCCACTCACACCGCACCACTGGCTGCCTACCGCGGAGCTGGAAGACCAGAAGCCGTTTACCTGATGGAGCGGTTGATGGAAAAAGCTGCTGATGAGCTTGGAGTAGATCCGATTGAGATGCGTCGCAAGAACTTCATTCCTGTCGATGCGATGCCCTACACCAATCCTCTGGGGGAGGTCTATGACAGCGGTGACTTCAATACGGTGCTCGATCTGATCCTTGAGCAGGCAGACTGGAACGGTTTTGCAGGCCGCAAAGCAGAATCAGCCAAGCAAGGCAAACTGCGAGGTAGGGGTCTTTCCTGCTACATCGAGTGGACCGGAGCAGTCTGGTCTGAAGATGTAACTATGGAAGCTTCGGGAGCTGGAAAATTCACCTGTTATTCAGGCACCCAGGCTATGGGTCAAGGGATTGAGACTGCTTACTTACAGTTACTTTCTGAAAAGATGGACCTACCGCTTGAGCAACTCAACGTGGTGCAAGGTGACACTGACGTGGTCAAGGGCAACGGAAGCTACGGTTCTCGCTCACTCTATATCGGGGGCTCAGCGATTCATGAGGGAGTATTGAAGTTCATGGAGGCTGCCAAAAAGTTGGCTGCTGAGAACTTGGAAGCTTCTCCAGAAGACCTCGTCTATCAGGAGGGACGCTTTGAGGTAGTTGGTACCAACGTAGGCATTGGACTCTTCGAGTTGGCACTTCAGCAACCGGAGCAGAAGATTGAGGTTTCTTCCAGCACAACAATCCCTGTGGCAAGTTGGCCAAACGGTTCCCAAGTAGCGGAAGTAGAGGTTGATCCTGAAACGGGGATGGTTAAGATGGTGAGTCTGACAGCGGTAGATGACGTGGGTAATGCTGTCAATCCAATGCTTGTCGCAGGACAGGTTCATGGTGGGATGGCCCAGTCCGTTGGACAGGCTTTGTTGGAGCGGACAGTTTATGACGACAGTGGACAATTCATCAATTCGACTTTCCTTGATTATGCAATGCCTCGAGCTGATGACATGCCGCCTATTCAGACCGACTTGTTCCGTGAGCAACCATGCCGCACTAATCCATTAGGCTCCAAGGGTGTTGGTGAGTTAGGGACCGTCGGAGCCACGCCAGCTGTGGTCAATGCGGTACTGGACGCTCTTCGTGAACACGGCATCAAACACCTGGAAATGCCTCTGACACCTCAGAGTGTCTGGGCTGCATTGAACAGCTAA
- a CDS encoding ester cyclase, whose product MKQSNFPVRQGRSHSHDALPLQRSDMPMDYLVSLENYTSGRTIRIPENLGPTQSLQGFDSTYRNIIDYIVRITYRIWETNDREVEYIGECYSPDSQVFDDYGLQLGNQKIIADTHHTTAAFPDIILDAEEVIWAGNDQIGFHTSHLTRISGTNAGSSRYGNATGKTVNFFVIANCVALQNDIFLEHVLYNTSAMLQQLGIDPWEEATRLAKNPPAGWPRSQENWDQLRSATSPAIPISQAEPISGFDPDAFTREIHDNVWNGDQSVITNSYAQNLFFEGATERTFSGSTAYRSYVNELRSVFPDLQLQVDEVYWMGNELDGFLISTRWSAEGTHLGEGVYRSPTGKTCQLWGITQWQVLNGVIQKEWQLFNELDLMMQILAA is encoded by the coding sequence ATGAAGCAATCCAATTTTCCAGTGAGGCAGGGACGATCTCATTCCCATGACGCTCTTCCATTGCAACGCTCAGATATGCCAATGGATTATCTTGTTTCATTGGAAAATTACACTTCTGGTCGCACTATTCGAATACCTGAAAATCTTGGTCCCACCCAGTCATTGCAAGGTTTTGATTCAACATACCGAAACATCATTGACTACATTGTTCGAATCACCTATCGAATTTGGGAAACCAATGACCGTGAGGTTGAGTACATTGGTGAATGCTATTCACCAGACAGCCAGGTTTTCGATGACTACGGACTTCAACTTGGTAACCAAAAGATCATTGCTGACACTCACCATACAACAGCGGCCTTCCCTGATATTATTCTTGATGCTGAAGAAGTAATTTGGGCAGGAAATGACCAAATTGGGTTTCACACCTCACACCTTACACGCATCAGTGGTACGAATGCCGGATCAAGCAGATACGGTAACGCCACTGGCAAAACAGTGAATTTTTTCGTGATTGCGAACTGCGTTGCTCTCCAGAACGATATTTTTCTGGAACACGTGCTTTACAACACCTCTGCAATGCTACAACAGCTTGGGATCGATCCCTGGGAAGAGGCCACCAGATTGGCGAAAAATCCTCCTGCCGGTTGGCCTCGTTCTCAGGAGAATTGGGATCAACTGCGTTCAGCGACTTCTCCAGCAATTCCAATTTCACAAGCAGAGCCAATTTCGGGATTTGATCCTGACGCCTTTACTCGTGAAATTCACGATAATGTTTGGAATGGGGATCAGTCAGTAATTACAAACTCATATGCCCAGAACCTGTTCTTCGAGGGCGCGACTGAGCGTACCTTTTCTGGAAGCACCGCTTATCGAAGTTATGTGAACGAGTTGCGTAGTGTTTTTCCCGACTTACAGTTGCAAGTTGATGAGGTCTATTGGATGGGCAATGAACTCGATGGGTTTCTGATTTCAACACGTTGGAGCGCAGAGGGTACTCATTTGGGTGAAGGGGTTTATCGGAGTCCTACCGGTAAGACTTGTCAGCTTTGGGGAATTACTCAATGGCAGGTCCTAAACGGTGTCATCCAGAAAGAGTGGCAACTGTTCAATGAGCTAGATCTGATGATGCAAATCTTAGCAGCCTAG
- a CDS encoding phytanoyl-CoA dioxygenase family protein — translation MITEAQRFKFQQQGYVVLEKILSTSVLSWLQGRCDEAVDWKASGMRSLGIEEEGINLLGKRYFVSGYRQQNSELDRFLFGDVMAEISKGLLGETVYLHNEQFVVKGQDQRSRFAWHQDSGYSVYRGGAERHQPYLTCWIALDDMSAQNGTISVLSFDEFGEGKLVEHWWDEDEAAMVGYSGEKSGSLMAVPAGSIVCFSSFTMHRSGMNQTERLRRSYIVQYASTAFGFQIDPQRRYAPSGGVDFIKASQRMIQPEPLPN, via the coding sequence ATGATTACTGAAGCTCAACGCTTTAAATTCCAGCAGCAGGGATATGTCGTTCTAGAGAAAATCCTGAGTACATCTGTCCTCAGTTGGCTGCAGGGTCGATGTGATGAAGCTGTGGACTGGAAAGCCAGTGGGATGCGCTCCTTAGGAATTGAGGAAGAGGGAATCAATCTGCTCGGCAAACGCTATTTTGTCAGTGGTTACAGGCAACAGAATTCAGAACTCGATCGCTTTCTCTTTGGCGATGTAATGGCTGAGATTTCAAAGGGATTGCTTGGCGAGACGGTTTATCTTCACAATGAACAATTTGTGGTCAAAGGGCAGGATCAGCGTAGCCGCTTTGCCTGGCATCAGGATAGTGGCTACTCGGTCTATCGAGGAGGTGCCGAACGGCATCAGCCCTACCTGACCTGTTGGATTGCTCTGGATGACATGTCTGCGCAAAATGGAACAATTTCTGTGCTTTCCTTCGATGAATTCGGAGAGGGTAAGCTGGTAGAGCACTGGTGGGATGAGGATGAAGCCGCGATGGTTGGTTACTCTGGAGAAAAATCTGGCTCGTTGATGGCAGTACCAGCTGGTTCGATTGTTTGCTTCTCCAGTTTTACAATGCACCGCAGCGGAATGAATCAAACAGAGCGGTTACGCCGGAGCTACATTGTTCAGTATGCTTCAACAGCCTTTGGTTTCCAAATTGATCCCCAAAGACGCTACGCTCCCTCGGGAGGTGT
- a CDS encoding sterol desaturase family protein has protein sequence MTATTIKQTETQVDWKPAILVKGETLYNWPFQPKVALKWLKNYLFGPIALIHAGLGLFTWFFLTPSLVTMQTLAWDWVALIYLRNVGLLFLVTGSTHFWLYVRKGQGSDFQFNKQGLRENDPRFWFSNQTWENMFFGIVSGCGIWTLYEVLTYWMFANGYVLFPVEWLESPIYIAFLFLLIPHIRAHHFYFTHRLTHWKPLYNAAHYLHHKNTNTGPWSGLSMHPIEHLLYLSGVFLHWMIPSHPIHACFHLLHAGISPNWGHTGFNRIQVNKFRIDTNYFHYLHHRYFECNYGNLDMPWDHLFGTFHDGSQESKKRMGARLREQRKR, from the coding sequence ATGACAGCGACCACAATTAAACAAACAGAAACTCAGGTAGACTGGAAGCCTGCTATCCTTGTTAAAGGTGAGACACTCTACAACTGGCCCTTCCAGCCCAAGGTCGCTCTGAAGTGGTTGAAAAATTACTTGTTCGGACCAATTGCGCTGATTCACGCTGGCTTGGGGCTATTCACTTGGTTCTTCCTGACTCCTAGCCTGGTTACTATGCAGACCTTAGCCTGGGATTGGGTCGCTCTGATTTACCTACGTAATGTCGGGTTACTTTTCCTGGTGACAGGTAGCACTCATTTCTGGCTTTATGTGCGTAAGGGGCAAGGATCTGATTTCCAATTCAACAAGCAGGGTCTGCGAGAAAATGACCCTCGCTTCTGGTTTAGCAATCAGACCTGGGAAAACATGTTCTTCGGGATTGTCAGTGGTTGCGGTATCTGGACGTTGTACGAGGTGTTGACCTACTGGATGTTTGCCAATGGTTATGTGTTGTTTCCAGTGGAGTGGCTGGAATCACCGATTTACATCGCTTTCCTATTTCTGCTGATTCCTCACATCCGGGCTCATCACTTCTACTTCACTCATCGGCTGACGCATTGGAAGCCTCTTTATAATGCTGCCCACTATCTGCATCATAAAAATACCAACACGGGCCCATGGTCAGGTTTGTCGATGCACCCGATCGAGCATCTGCTCTATCTCTCAGGGGTGTTTCTGCATTGGATGATTCCCTCACATCCGATTCATGCCTGCTTTCATCTGCTCCATGCTGGCATCAGTCCGAATTGGGGACACACGGGCTTCAACAGGATTCAGGTAAATAAATTTAGAATAGATACAAACTACTTCCACTACCTGCATCATCGTTATTTTGAATGTAACTACGGCAACCTTGATATGCCTTGGGACCACCTGTTTGGTACTTTCCATGATGGCTCACAGGAATCCAAGAAACGAATGGGCGCTAGGTTGCGAGAACAACGAAAGCGTTGA